Proteins co-encoded in one Deltaproteobacteria bacterium HGW-Deltaproteobacteria-18 genomic window:
- a CDS encoding 30S ribosomal protein S10, whose product MNSDKIRIKLRAYDYRILDKAVAEIVDSARNTGASIAGPIPLPTRIHKQTVQKSVHVDKKSREQFEMRVHKRLLDILEPTQQTVDALGKLNLPAGVDVEIKL is encoded by the coding sequence ATGAATAGTGACAAAATTCGCATAAAATTGAGAGCGTACGACTACCGCATTTTGGATAAGGCTGTAGCTGAGATTGTCGATTCCGCACGTAATACCGGTGCATCCATTGCCGGCCCCATTCCGTTGCCGACACGTATCCACAAGCAGACGGTTCAGAAGTCTGTGCATGTGGACAAGAAATCTCGGGAACAGTTTGAAATGCGTGTACACAAACGCCTTTTGGACATTCTTGAACCCACCCAACAGACGGTTGATGCTCTGGGTAAGCTGAATCTTCCCGCTGGCGTTGATGTAGAAATCAAGCTGTAG